The proteins below come from a single Deltaproteobacteria bacterium genomic window:
- a CDS encoding rhodanese-like domain-containing protein produces MDERTSGGEGVNLSSTARAWVCTLLLSTFAVACGGSGGGADGGPGPDGSPFKSAALYAPVDEVKALRDRGVDLVLLDVRPKNDYLAEHIAGALSMPFFEVKTRHGELSKARWIVTYCACPHAESELAAKTLAQNGFTRVKVLDEGIRVWKERGYPLSTGERP; encoded by the coding sequence ATGGACGAGCGGACGAGCGGTGGCGAGGGCGTGAACCTTTCGAGCACGGCAAGAGCGTGGGTGTGCACCCTGCTTCTGTCGACGTTCGCCGTGGCGTGCGGCGGGAGTGGCGGTGGGGCCGACGGCGGGCCGGGCCCCGACGGCAGTCCGTTCAAGAGCGCTGCGCTCTACGCGCCGGTGGACGAGGTGAAGGCGCTCCGCGACCGCGGCGTCGACCTCGTGCTCCTCGACGTGCGCCCGAAAAACGACTACCTCGCCGAGCACATCGCGGGCGCCCTCTCGATGCCCTTCTTCGAGGTGAAGACGCGGCACGGCGAGCTGTCCAAGGCGCGCTGGATCGTGACCTACTGCGCGTGCCCCCACGCCGAGTCCGAGCTCGCGGCCAAGACCCTCGCGCAGAACGGCTTCACGCGGGTCAAGGTGCTCGACGAGGGGATCCGGGTCTGGAAGGAGCGCGGCTATCCGCTCTCGACGGGCGAACGGCCGTAG
- a CDS encoding transcriptional repressor: MLRSTTQRTAIRRSLYQADRPLSPEEVREAAQHEAPNLGLATVYRTLKGLVAEGWLVPVELPSQPTRYEVAGKHHHHHFHCRACGQVFEVPGCPRDLSTLTPPGFRLEAHEVILYGRCPPCDGPMPSAPRKARASRGAR; this comes from the coding sequence ATGCTCCGGTCCACGACCCAGCGCACGGCGATCCGCCGGTCGCTCTATCAGGCTGACCGGCCGCTCAGCCCCGAGGAGGTCCGTGAGGCGGCGCAGCACGAGGCCCCGAACCTGGGCCTGGCCACCGTCTACCGGACCCTCAAGGGGCTCGTGGCCGAGGGGTGGCTCGTCCCCGTCGAACTACCCAGCCAGCCCACGCGGTACGAGGTAGCGGGCAAGCACCACCACCATCATTTCCACTGCCGCGCCTGCGGCCAGGTCTTCGAGGTCCCCGGCTGTCCCCGGGACCTGTCGACCCTCACCCCTCCAGGCTTTCGGCTCGAGGCGCACGAGGTGATCCTCTACGGTCGCTGCCCTCCCTGCGACGGGCCGATGCCCTCGGCGCCGCGCAAGGCCCGAGCTTCGAGGGGCGCCCGATGA
- a CDS encoding zinc-regulated TonB-dependent outer membrane receptor: protein MTRGPAFAVLALVWLATLAAPSGSLRAAPPERSSTETPPAAAPTAAPTSGPASAPASAPASQPSAREREELARALAQDRQAAGARAASGSAAATPATQPGPAARFLQSLNPEIAVIADFAFAAFSTETPLVAGGHDPARTGFNLQQVELSLAASVDPYFRFDGFIVFGTEGVEVEEAYGTTLALPWNLQARAGQFLTRFGRINAAHPHARAFVNQPLVVGKFLGAEGNRGLGAELSVLLPLPWYVELLGSVTNANGAETARSFLGGADYAVKGPADLEYTAAMKHFVPLGADWSLLFGASGAFGPNATARGNRTEVVGADLYVKYRPITHGSYTVVSLDAEWLLRRRQLPGRTLVDHGLYTYLLYRFARRWSVAGRYEYVTGNPGDDLDPEWTGLRQRASGNLTFWPSEFSRLRLQYDYDRPWWRGSFHAVLLALELVIGAHGAHKF from the coding sequence ATGACACGAGGCCCCGCGTTCGCTGTGCTCGCGCTGGTCTGGCTGGCCACCCTGGCCGCTCCGTCGGGCTCGCTGCGCGCCGCGCCCCCCGAGCGATCTTCGACGGAGACGCCCCCCGCGGCTGCGCCGACTGCGGCCCCGACCTCCGGGCCCGCATCCGCTCCGGCCTCCGCCCCGGCCTCGCAGCCGAGCGCCCGCGAGAGAGAGGAGCTCGCGCGCGCCCTGGCCCAGGATCGCCAGGCCGCCGGGGCGCGCGCCGCGTCGGGCTCGGCCGCCGCCACTCCCGCGACGCAGCCCGGCCCCGCTGCGCGCTTTCTGCAATCGCTCAACCCCGAGATCGCCGTCATCGCTGACTTCGCTTTCGCGGCGTTCAGCACCGAGACCCCCCTCGTGGCGGGGGGGCACGACCCCGCGCGCACCGGCTTCAACCTGCAGCAGGTGGAGCTCTCGCTCGCGGCCAGCGTCGACCCCTACTTCCGCTTCGACGGCTTCATCGTCTTCGGCACCGAAGGCGTCGAGGTGGAAGAGGCCTACGGCACCACGCTCGCGCTCCCCTGGAACCTGCAGGCGCGCGCGGGGCAATTCCTCACGCGCTTCGGCCGCATCAACGCCGCGCACCCGCACGCGCGGGCCTTTGTCAACCAGCCCCTCGTGGTGGGGAAGTTCCTCGGCGCCGAAGGCAACCGCGGCCTCGGTGCGGAGCTGTCGGTGCTCCTGCCGCTCCCCTGGTACGTCGAGCTCCTCGGGAGCGTGACGAACGCGAACGGGGCCGAGACGGCCCGCAGCTTCCTCGGTGGCGCCGACTACGCCGTGAAGGGGCCGGCCGACCTCGAATACACGGCGGCCATGAAGCACTTCGTGCCGCTCGGCGCGGACTGGTCGCTGCTCTTCGGCGCGTCGGGAGCCTTCGGACCCAACGCCACGGCGCGCGGCAACCGCACCGAGGTCGTGGGCGCCGACCTCTACGTGAAGTACCGCCCGATCACCCACGGAAGCTACACCGTCGTCTCGCTCGACGCCGAATGGCTCCTCCGGCGGCGCCAGCTCCCGGGGCGCACGCTCGTAGACCACGGGCTCTACACGTACCTGCTTTATCGCTTCGCGCGCCGCTGGTCGGTCGCCGGTCGCTACGAGTACGTCACCGGCAACCCGGGCGACGACCTCGACCCCGAGTGGACCGGGTTGCGCCAGCGCGCCTCGGGGAACCTGACCTTCTGGCCCTCCGAGTTCTCGCGTCTCCGCCTCCAGTACGACTACGACCGCCCTTGGTGGCGGGGCAGTTTCCATGCGGTGCTCCTGGCCCTCGAGCTCGTGATCGGGGCGCACGGGGCGCACAAGTTCTGA
- a CDS encoding zinc ABC transporter substrate-binding protein: MRRLLLGLLPAFLLAVPHPARAGLRIAATVPDLAALAREVAGARAEVFSLTLPTQDPHYADARPHLALQLNRANLLLTVGLGLEVGWLPTLLSGARNPAIQPGTAGHLDCSTLAQLKDVPQAKVDRSQGDVHPGGNPHYLTDPDNAVRIARVLGERLGQLDPAGAATYRRNALAFVAALGGARRRWLAFAASVRGRPVVTYHKSWVYLTDFLGLRVVAQLEPKPGIPPSPSHVLQVMLLMRSERVSVLLQEDYYPDRTAQLMAEKTGARVVRLPGGTNLAGGERYLQRMEALVQRVVRAFSVGSAGR; the protein is encoded by the coding sequence ATGCGTCGCCTGCTTCTCGGTCTTCTCCCCGCGTTCCTTCTCGCCGTGCCGCACCCGGCCCGCGCCGGTCTGCGCATCGCCGCCACCGTGCCCGACCTCGCCGCGCTCGCCCGCGAGGTGGCCGGCGCGCGGGCGGAGGTCTTCTCGCTCACCCTGCCCACGCAGGACCCGCACTACGCCGATGCGCGCCCGCACCTCGCGCTGCAGCTCAATCGGGCGAACCTTCTGCTCACCGTGGGGCTCGGGCTCGAGGTGGGCTGGCTCCCCACGCTCCTCTCGGGCGCACGAAACCCGGCCATCCAGCCCGGGACCGCGGGGCACCTCGACTGCTCGACGCTCGCGCAGCTCAAGGACGTGCCGCAGGCCAAGGTCGACCGCAGCCAAGGGGACGTCCATCCGGGAGGAAACCCGCACTACCTGACCGACCCGGACAACGCCGTGCGCATCGCGCGGGTCCTCGGCGAGCGGCTCGGGCAGCTCGACCCCGCGGGCGCGGCGACCTATCGCCGAAACGCCCTGGCCTTCGTGGCGGCTCTCGGCGGCGCGCGCCGACGATGGCTGGCCTTCGCGGCCTCGGTCCGCGGCCGGCCGGTCGTCACCTATCACAAGTCCTGGGTCTACCTGACCGACTTCCTCGGGCTGCGGGTGGTGGCGCAGCTCGAGCCCAAGCCCGGCATCCCGCCGAGCCCCTCGCACGTCCTGCAGGTCATGCTGCTCATGCGCAGCGAACGCGTGTCCGTGCTCCTGCAAGAGGACTACTACCCCGACCGCACGGCCCAGCTCATGGCCGAGAAGACCGGGGCGCGGGTGGTGCGGCTGCCGGGGGGCACGAACCTGGCCGGCGGCGAACGCTACCTGCAGCGCATGGAGGCGCTCGTGCAGCGGGTGGTCCGGGCCTTCTCCGTCGGAAGCGCCGGCAGGTAG